One window of the Solanum stenotomum isolate F172 chromosome 11, ASM1918654v1, whole genome shotgun sequence genome contains the following:
- the LOC125846020 gene encoding receptor-like protein Cf-9, with translation MTGHVIELDLSCNSLVGKIDSNSSLFQLSHLQRLDLSVNNFSNSNILPEFGRFSSLTYLDLSDSYFSGQIPSEISHLYKLQSLLLSTSYNTVQRLAAHDFRLLLHNLTLLRVLDLSGVSISSTIPLNFSSHFTTLVLGHSELYGVIPESIFHLPKLKILDLSINYQLNGYFPKTKWNSSASLTDLNLQGVNFSGYLPESLGYLTSLNNLFLIFCNIWGPIPESLSNLTRIEYMFLAGNFLNGTIPSSIFSLPSLTDLELSNNHFSGKLEDIKSNSLLSIDLGNNQLQGHLPESIQNLVNLTTLDLSFNNFSGSVDVSFFSDLKHLSSLGISYNSISFTNENKVNFTLPESLVYLQLAACEVKELEFLRSAKKLEHLDLSNNKLQGRFPDWASSNWMFSLNSLNLSHNMLTSVDLTPFQSLKTIDLRSNSLQGSLSMPPNSTTYFFLSENNLSGEIPSSICNLTSLVMLDLARNNLKGAILQCLGNISSVQIWKFSEKPQLARQ, from the exons ATGACTGGCCATGTCATTGAACTTGATCTCAGTTGCAACAGTCTTGTAGGGAAGATTGATTCCAATAGCAGCCTATTCCAACTCTCTCATCTCCAAAGGCTTGATCTTTCTGTGAATAACTTCTCTAATTCCAACATCCTGCCTGAATTTGGCAGGTTCTCGAGCTTGACATATCTTGATCTTTCTGACTCCTATTTCTCAGGTCAAATTCCTTCTGAAATCTCTCATCTTTACAAGTTACAATCTCTTCTTCTCTCGACATCTTATAACACTGTGCAAAGACTCGCAGCCCATGATTTTAGGTTGCTCCTTCATAATTTGACCCTATTAAGAGTGCTTGATCTTAGTGGTGTAAGCATCTCTTCCACCATTCCtcttaatttttcttctcattttacaACGCTGGTGCTTGGGCATTCAGAGTTGTATGGAGTAATACCGGAGAGTATTTTTCACCTCCCCAAACTAAAAATACTTGACTTATCCATCAATTATCAACTCAATGGTTATTTCCCAAAGACCAAATGGAACAGCAGCGCATCTCTCACAGATTTAAATCTCCAAGGAGTGAATTTTTCTGGTTATTTGCCTGAGTCTCTTGGTTATCTAACCTCACTGAAtaatttgtttcttattttcTGCAATATCTGGGGGCCTATTCCTGAATCTCTTTCTAATCTCACTCGCATAGAGTATATGTTCCTTGCAGGTAACTTCCTAAATGGAACAATACCATCATCGATATTCTCCCTTCCTTCACTAACTGATTTAGAATTGAGTAATAACCATTTTTCTGGTAAGCTTGAGGATATCAAGTCCAATTCATTATTATCTATTGATCTAGGCAATAATCAGCTGCAAGGCCATCTTCCCGAGTCAATTCAAAACCTTGTGAACCTCACAACTCTTGATCtttctttcaataattttagtgGTAGTGTGGATGTCAGCTTCTTTTCAGACCTCAAACATCTTTCATCTCTTGGTATTTCATATAATAGTATCTCATTCACAAATGAAAACAAAGTTAATTTTACTTTGCCTGAATCACTTGTGTACTTACAGTTGGCTGCCTGTGAAGTGAAAGAATTGGAGTTTCTAAGATCCGCAAAGAAGCTTGAGCACTTGGATCTTTCTAATAATAAGCTTCAAGGAAGATTTCCAGATTGGGCATCATCTAACTGGATGTTTTCATTGAACAGTCTTAATCTATCCCACAACATGCTGACAAGTGTGGACTTAACTCCTTTTCAATCTCTAAAAACAATTGATTTGCGATCCAATTCTCTTCAAGGGTCCCTATCTATGCCACCAAATTCCACAACATACTTCTTCTTATCAGAAAATAATCTTAGTGGAGAAATTCCTTCATCTATTTGCAACTTGACATCATTGGTAATGCTAGATTTGGCGAGAAACAACTTGAAGGGAGCAATTCTGCAATGTTTGGGTAATATCAGTAGCGTCCAG ATTTGGAAGTTCTCTGAGAAGCCTCAACTTGCACGGCAATAA
- the LOC125846021 gene encoding receptor-like protein Cf-9 homolog has product MWLGTLPKLQVLSLRSNELHGSIRTPTIENIFPNLQMLDLSSNAFTENLPTGLFQHLKAMRTIDQTMNAPHYEGTDGYYQDSVAVVSKGFEREIVRILYLYTVIDLSSNKFGGQIPSIMGELIAVHILNISHNGLEGHIPSSFGSLSLVESLDLSSNHLVGKIPAQFASLTSLEVFNLSYNHLEGCIPQGNQFQTFENNSYESNDGLRGFPLSKVCGDDSVSETNDTVSGLDDEESNSEFLNDFWKGALMGYGSGLCIGLSIIYFMISTGKLMWLARIIVELEHKIMMGRRKKQRRQRNYRKRNNQL; this is encoded by the coding sequence ATGTGGTTGGGAACTCTTCCAAAGCTGCAAGTTTTAAGCTTGAGATCCAATGAATTGCATGGGTCCATTAGAACTCCAACGATTGAAAACATATTTCCTAATCTTCAAATGTTAGATCTCTCTTCCAATGCCTTCACAGAAAACTTACCAACGGGTTTGTTTCAACATTTGAAAGCCATGAGGACAATTGATCAAACTATGAACGCACCACATTATGAAGGAACTGATGGATATTACCAAGACTCGGTAGCTGTCGTATCTAAGGGGTTTGAGCGTGAAATTGTGAGAATCTTGTATTTGTACACCGTTATCGATCTTTCAAGTAATAAATTTGGAGGGCAGATTCCAAGTATCATGGGGGAACTCATTGCAGTTCACATATTGAATATATCTCATAATGGATTGGAAGGTCATATACCGTCATCATTTGGAAGTTTATCTTTGGTTGAATCATTGGACCTGTCAAGTAACCATCTTGTAGGAAAGATACCAGCACAATTTGCTTCTCTTACATCTCTTGAAGTCTTCAATCTTTCCTACAATCATCTCGAAGGGTGCATTCCTCAAGGAAATCAATTTCAGACCTTTGAGAACAATTCATATGAAAGTAATGATGGATTACGTGGATTCCCACTTTCAAAAGTCTGTGGTGATGATTCAGTATCAGAGACAAATGATACAGTTTCTGGACTAGACGATGAAGAAAGCAATTCTGAATTTCTGAATGATTTTTGGAAAGGTGCTCTTATGGGCTATGGGAGTGGACTATGTATTGGACTATCCATAATATATTTCATGATTTCAACTGGAAAACTGATGTGGCTTGCAAGAATCATTGTAGAGCTGGAGCACAAAATAATGATGGGAAGGAGAAAGAAGCAGCGAAGGCAAAGGAAttacagaaaaagaaataatcagtTATGA
- the LOC125844825 gene encoding receptor-like protein Cf-9 homolog — protein MMMIPSKIFSLLQVFTILYLLTVTFASIEEATALLKWKTSFKNQNNFLLASWKPKSNACRDWYGVICFNGKVSKLNIRNTSVIGTLDGFPFSSLPFLEYLEISMNYFSGTIPPEIGKLTNLIYLDLSNNQISGTIPTQIGSLAKLQILHIFDNHLNGFIPEKIGHLRSLTELDLSSNTLDGSIPTSLRNLTNLSLLNLYKNNLSGSIPAEIGYLRSLTDLCLNRNSLNGSIPASLGSLNSLSILHLSSNYLTGSIPEEVGYLRFLTDLRLNDNFLNGSIPASLGNLNNLTILHLHDNHLSGPIPEKIGYLRSLVGLSLKNNSLNGSIPTSLGNLTKLTLLYLYENQLSGFIPEEIGCLRFLTDLRLNGNSLNGSIPASLGNLTNLYDLHLSNNSLYGSIPATLGNLRNLHVLSLNNNNLIEEIPSAICNLTSLVILYLSRNHLKGKILQCLGNISALQYVIMSHNNLSGELHPSICNLKSLHILDLGRNNLKGTIPQCFGNMSGHLEVLDMQHNNLSGTLPTTFRARALRSFNLHGNKLKGKIPQSLVNCKKMQVLDLGDNHLNDIFPVWLGTLPKLRVLSLRLNKLHGPIRTLGSENMFLELRMLDISSNAFTENLPTSLFQHLKAMRTIDPSMVAPRYGYYQDTVAVVSKGLEFEVVRILFLYITIDLSNNKFEGNIPSIMGDLIALRVLNLSHNGLQGHIPPSLGRLSSVESLDLSSNHLVGEIPAQFASLTSLEVLNLSYNHLEGCIPQGNQFQTFENNSYIGNDGLRGFPLSKGCGSDDNDSESEKTDTGSELDEESNSEFLNDFWKAALMGYGSGLCIGLSIIYVMISTGKPIWFARIIVELEHKIMMGRRKKQRKQRSYRRSK, from the coding sequence atgatgatgattccaagcaaaatattctctctaCTTCAGGTTTTCACTATTTTATATCTCCTTACAGTTACTTTTGCTTCCATCGAAGAAGCAACTGCCCTCTTGAAATGGAAAACAAGTTTCAAGAACCAGAATAATTTCTTATTGGCTTCGTGGAAGCCAAAGTCTAATGCATGCAGGGACTGGTACGGAGTTATATGCTTTAACGGTAAGGTAAGCAAGTTGAATATTAGAAATACTAGTGTCATTGGTACACTTGATGGTTTTCCGTTTTCATCTCTCCCTTTTCTTGAGTATCTTGAAATTAGCATGAACTATTTCTCTGGCACCATTCCACCTGAAATTGGTAAACTCACTAATCTTATCTATCTTGATTTATCGAATAATCAGATTTCAGGCACAATCCCAACGCAAATTGGCTCACTAGCCAAGCTTCAGATCCTCCATATCTTTGACAACCATTTAAATGGTTTCATTCCTGAAAAAATAGGTCATCTAAGGTCTCTTACTGAGCTAGATTTGAGTTCTAACACTCTTGATGGTTCTATTCCTACTTCATTGAGGAATTTGACCAACTTGTCACTTTTGaatctttataaaaataacCTTTCTGGCTCCATTCCTGCAGAAATAGGTTACCTAAGGTCTCTTACTGATCTATGTTTGAACCGTAACTCTCTTAATGGTTCTATTCCTGCTTCATTAGGGAGTTTGAACAGCTTGTCTATTCTGCATCTTAGTAGTAATTACCTTACTGGCTCTATTCCTGAAGAAGTAGGTTACCTAAGGTTTCTTACTGATCTACGTTTGAACGATAACTTTCTTAATGGTTCTATTCCTGCTTCATTGGGAAATTTGAACAACTTGACTATTCTGCATCTTCATGATAATCACCTTTCTGGTCCTATCCCTGAAAAAATAGGTTACCTAAGGTCTCTTGTAGGattaagtttgaaaaataaCTCTCTTAATGGTTCTATTCCTACTTCATTGGGGAATTTGACCAAATTGACCCTTTTGTATCTTTATGAGAATCAACTTTCTGGCTTTATTCCTGAAGAAATAGGTTGCCTAAGGTTTCTTACTGATCTACGCTTGAACGGTAACTCTCTTAATGGATCTATTCCTGCTTCATTGGGGAATTTGACCAACTTGTATGATTTACATTTAAGCAATAACTCGCTTTATGGTTCTATTCCCGCTACATTGGGGAATTTGAGAAACTTGCATGTTCTGTCTCTCAATAACAACAATCTGATTGAGGAAATTCCTTCAGCTATTTGCAATTTAACATCACTGGTAATCCTGTATTTGTCGAGAAACCACTTGAAAGGAAAAATTCTGCAATGCTTGGGTAATATCAGTGCCCTCCAGTATGTGATAATGTCACATAATAATCTCAGTGGAGAGCTCCATCCATctatttgcaatttaaaatcACTGCATATTCTAGATTTAGGTAGAAACAATCTAAAGGGAACAATTCCGCAATGTTTTGGCAACATGAGTGGTCATCTTGAGGTTCTGGATATGCAACACAACAATCTTTCTGGAACTCTTCCAACCACCTTTAGAGCTAGAGCACTTAGAAGCTTCAACTTGCATGGCAATAAACTTAAGGGGAAAATTCCCCAATCTTTGGTCAATTGCAAAAAGATGCAAGTTCTTGATTTAGGAGATAATCACCTTAACGACATCTTCCCGGTGTGGTTGGGAACTCTTCCTAAGTTGAGAGTTTTAAGCTTGAGATTGAATAAGTTGCATGGACCCATTAGAACTTTAGGAAGTGAAAACATGTTTCTTGAGCTTCGAATGTTGGATATCTCTTCCAATGCCTTCACGGAAAACTTACCGACGAGTCTATTTCAACATTTGAAAGCCATGAGGACAATTGATCCGTCAATGGTAGCACCAAGATATGGATATTACCAAGATACGGTAGCTGTTGTATCCAAGGGATTGGAGTTTGAAGTTGTGAGAATCTTGTTTTTGTACATCACTATTGATCTTtcaaacaacaaatttgaaGGAAATATTCCAAGTATTATGGGAGATCTCATTGCACTTCGTGTGCTGAATTTATCTCATAATGGATTGCAAGGTCATATACCGCCATCACTTGGAAGATTATCTTCAGTTGAATCATTGGACCTGTCAAGTAACCATCTTGTAGGAGAGATACCAGCACAATTTGCTtctcttacttctcttgaagTCTTAAATCTCTCCTACAATCATCTCGAAGGGTGCATTCCTCAAGGAAATCAATTTCAGACCTTTGAGAACAATTCATATATCGGTAATGATGGATTACGTGGATTTCCACTATCAAAAGGCTGTGGTAGTGATGATAATGATTCAGAATCAGAGAAAACTGATACCGGATCTGAGCTTGATGAAGAAAGCAACTCTGAATTTCTGAATGATTTTTGGAAAGCTGCTCTTATGGGCTATGGAAGTGGACTTTGTATTGGATTATCCATTATATATGTCATGATCTCAACTGGAAAACCGATATGGTTTGCAAGAATTATTGTGGAGCTGGAGCATAAAATTATGAtgggaagaagaaagaagcaGCGAAAGCAAAGGAGTTACAGAAGAAGCAAATAA
- the LOC125844219 gene encoding homeobox-DDT domain protein RLT3, with product MAAKKKKQNQISKKSGKKKQQQQQFLSEDDYRLRLQEGLYSPDYILAKIFRKDGPTLGDEFDILPSNAFSRLKKGSRISGQARQENQGATKRRKVSVPATMHCRALCESNPPVKKHGTGKGLITKHVSVKKHSAGKRLMTEKSATLRNHGMGKGLMTVWRATNPHAGDIPSGVGFGESAEERKKKLLQRQSILRKIEKKLQDKKKIGVKCRKAENKRIEKQKMPRKEKCELALEWSKCQEGLPIKKRKCQHEFTQLGSLVDDEELELMELEAGPNSLTCCTHFASNGLRGCSLCKGLLPKFPPNSVIMKLPLYERPWDSSPELAKKLFKVFHFLCTYAARIDICSFTIDEFAQAFHEKDSLILGQVHLAFLRLLLADVEIQLNKGFIHQASRSCNFLGLVHSIEHEEFSLELWISSLNALTWTEILRQVLAAAGFGSKRGRVPGEALCKERSLMAKYGLTRGTLKGELFSILLIKGTDGIKVHELAKLQSILELNLAATTIQLEDLISSTLSSDITLFEKISSSGYRLRINPSSQESEICFSDSEGDDAEVISGYIRDNSECESRELVRAESERSYHQFENRNSLSTVNTEIDESYSGEAWLLGLMEGEYSDLGIEEKLNALVALVDLLVAASSITEKDPMPSAVECAPATIHHASGGKIKRSSAKSSYLTGHAQSRNGQLSNQDPTVSLELQPVDSSVSMSKLCEKNKSPRTAKNAKELKAGDELHPMQSIFLGSDRRYNRYWIFLGPCNELDPGHRRIYFESSEDGHWEVIDTEESLCSLSAALDRRGIREALLVASLEKRETFLCQAMSNVLNDSGDSQSPRCGRSFSREDSSSSAISDVDNLSLVEVHNGSIGPMVPVGRKGEHQQDKWNIAQAFDTWIWKSFYCNLAAVKRGKRSYLDSLARCEQCHDLYWRDEKHCRICHTTFELDFDLEEKYAIHTATCRQNLDPDKLSKHKILPSELQSLKAAIHAIESVMPEDALIGAWRRSSHNLWIKRLRRASTLSEILQVLADFVTAINEDWLCESGHTLGLNYDPEEIIASFSSMPRTSSAVAFWLVKLDALIAPHLESVPISTLQV from the exons atggcggctaagaagaagaagcaaaatcaaatttcaaagaaGAGTGGTAAAAAGAAGCAGCAACAGCAGCAGTTTTTGAGTGAAGATGATTATCGACTTAGGCTTCAAGAGGGTTTGTATTCACCTGATTATATACTGGctaaaattttcagaaaagatGGTCCTACACTTGGTGATGAATTTGATATTCTTCCTTCAAATGCTTTTTCTCGTCTTAAGaaag GTTCCAGAATTTCTGGTCAAGCTAGACAAGAAAACCAAGGAGCGACTAAGAGGAGAAAG GTTTCTGTGCCTGCTACCATGCATTGCCGAGCTTTATGTGAAAGTAATCCTCCTGTGAAGAAGCATGGTACTGGTAAAGGTCTGATAACAAAACACGTTTCGGTGAAAAAGCATAGCGCTGGTAAACGTTTAATGACTGAGAAGAGTGCTACTCTTAGAAATCATGGTATGGGGAAGGGTTTGATGACAGTTTGGCGGGCAACAAATCCTCACGCTGGAGACATCCCCAGTGGTGTTGGTTTTGGAGAGAGTGctgaagagagaaagaagaagttGCTGCAGCGACAGTCTATTTTG agaaaaatagaaaagaaattgcaggataagaagaagattggtgtgAAATGCAGAAAG GCAGAGAATAAAAGGATTGAAAAGCAGAAGATGCCTCGTAAGGAAAAATGTGAACTTGCGCTGGAATGGAGCAAGTGCCAAGAAGGATTACCTATCAAAAAAAGGAAGTGCCAACACGAGTTTACTCAGTTGGGGTCGCTAGTGGATGATGAGGAACTTGAGTTAATGGAGTTGGAAGCAGGACCTAACTCATTGACATGCTGTACACACTTTGCAAGCAATGGACTTCGTGGATGTTCACTTTGCAAAG GTTTACTTCCAAAGTTTCCTCCCAATTCAGTAATAATGAAGCTGCCTCTCTATGAGCGACCATGGGATTCCTCTCCAGAGCTCGCCAAGAAACTGTTCAAG GTCTTCCACTTTCTTTGTACTTATGCTGCAAGAATTGATATCTGTTCCTTCACAATTGATGAGTTTGCACAAGCATTTCATGAAAAA GATTCCTTGATCCTTGGACAAGTTCATTTAGCGTTTCTCAGGCTTCTTTTGGCAGATGTTGAAATTCAGCTTAACAAGGGATTCATTCATCAAGCAAGCAGAAGTTGCAATTTCTTGGGATTGGTTCACTCA ATTGAACATGAAGAATTTAGTCTGGAACTCTGGATTAGTTCTCTCAATGCCTTAACATGGACAGAGATACTACGGCAAGTCTTGGCTGCTGCTGGTTTTGGGTCCAAACGTGGTAGAGTACCTGGAGAGGCTCTCTGCAAG GAACGTAGTTTGATGGCCAAGTATGGGTTAACCCGTGGTACACTGAAGGGTGAACTTTTTAGCATTCTGCTAATTAAAGGAACTGATGGAATAAAAGTTCATGAGCTGGCAAAACTTCAATCT ATTCTTGAATTGAATCTGGCAGCGACAACCATTCAGCTAGAAGATTTAATAAGCTCAACCCTTTCTAGTGACATTACCTTGTTTGAAAAGATTTCATCTTCAGGGTACCGTCTACGTATTAATCCTTCTTCACAGGAATCTGAAATTTGTTTCTCAGATTCCGAAGGAGATGACGCAGAGGTTATTAGTGGATACATCAGAGATAATTCAGAATGTGAGTCTCGCGAACTAGTTCGAGCTGAATCTGAACGGAGCTATCATCAGTTTGAAAATAGGAACAGTCTGTCAACAGTAAATACTGAAATTGATGAAAGCTACTCAGGAGAAGCATGGTTGTTAGGGCTGATGGAAGGTGAATATTCAGATCTGGGCATTGAGGAGAAGCTGAACGCCTTGGTGGCATTGGTTGATCTTCTTGTTGCTGCATCCAGCATCACTGAAAAG GATCCGATGCCATCAGCTGTAGAATGTGCTCCTGCAACGATTCATCATGCTTCTGgtggaaaaataaaaaggtcATCAGCAAAATCATCCTACTTGACTGGGCATGCACAAAGTCGTAATGGGCAACTTAGTAATCAAGATCCAACAGTGTCACTGGAACTTCAGCCAGTTGACTCTTCAGTATCAATGTCAAAGCTCTGTGAGAAAAATAAGTCACCTAGGACTGCAAAGAATGCCAAAGAACTGAAAGCTGGGGATGAGTTGCACCCTATGCAGTCTATCTTCCTCGGTTCTGACCGTAGGTACAATAGATACTGGATTTTCTTGGGCCCTTGCAATGAACTTGATCCTGGGCACAGGAGGATTTATTTCGAATCTTCTGAAGATGGTCACTGGGAGGTGATTGATACTGAAGAG TCTTTATGCTCTTTGTCGGCTGCCTTGGACCGTAGAGGTATACGAGAGGCTCTTCTAGTTGCATCTCTGGAGAAACGGGAAACCTTCCTATGCCAAGCAATGTCAAATGTTCTGAATGATTCGGGAGATAGCCAATCACCTCGATGTGGAAGGAGCTTTTCTAGGGAAGATAGTTCATCATCTGCAATTTCTGATGTGGATAACTTAAGCCTTGTTGAAGTGCACAATGGTTCTATTGGTCCGATGGTGCCTGTAGGTAGGAAAGGAGAACATCAGCAAGACAAATGGAACATCGCTCAAGCTTTTGACACATGGATATGGAAATCATTCTATTGTAATCTTGCCGCTGTGAAACGTGGGAAAAGGTCTTATCTTGATTCACTTGCAAGGTGTGAACAATGTCATGATCTATACTGGAGGGATGAGAAGCACTGCAGGATTTGCCACACCACGTTTGAGCTTGATTTTGATCTTGAAGAAAAATATGCCATTCATACTGCAACATGCAGGCAGAACCTAGATCCTGACAAGTTATCAAAGCATAAAATTCTCCCATCAGAATTGCAGTCACTTAAAGCTGCAATACATGCAATTGAG TCAGTAATGCCAGAAGATGCCCTAATTGGTGCTTGGAGAAGATCTTCCCACAATCTTTGGATCAAAAGACTGCGCAGGGCTTCAACTTTATCAGAGATTTTACAG GTTCTTGCTGATTTTGTCACTGCTATCAATGAGGACTGGTTGTGTGAATCTGGTCATACTTTGGGATTGAATTATGACCCAGAAGAAATTATTGCAAGCTTTTCAAGCATGCCTCGGACTTCATCTGCAGTTGCATTTTGGTTGGTCAAGTTGGATGCCTTGATCGCACCCCACTTGGAAAGTGTGCCCATTAGCACCCTACAAGTCTAA